In Paenibacillus phoenicis, one genomic interval encodes:
- a CDS encoding helix-turn-helix domain-containing protein: MSRQRSMEAIQASEFVTIGELARLTATRYSTLKFYTEEGMLPFEQSEENLTRRYRREETVERILRIKQLRSEGMSIPEVKAKLMTES; encoded by the coding sequence ATGTCCAGACAACGATCCATGGAAGCTATTCAAGCTTCGGAGTTCGTCACAATTGGCGAACTGGCCCGATTGACGGCAACCCGTTACAGTACGTTGAAATTCTACACGGAGGAAGGGATGCTGCCCTTCGAGCAGTCCGAGGAAAATCTGACACGTCGGTACCGGCGGGAAGAGACGGTAGAGCGGATCCTTCGGATCAAGCAACTGCGTTCCGAGGGGATGTCCATCCCGGAGGTCAAGGCGAAGCTGATGACGGAATCTTAG
- a CDS encoding GNAT family N-acetyltransferase, giving the protein MRRNVDEKLRIELFELSHSEALFKLIQSNRDHFGKWLEFPHHTHTVNDTRAFIARTIQKQASGNGGWCGIWQEHQLIGAIGLVQINRKDQTTEIGYYLAQEYEGKGIIIRSCREVIKYIFEELALHRIELRVHPDNARSRKIPERLGFVQEGILRQAEWFIDRYIDKVIYGLLKEEWNPGI; this is encoded by the coding sequence ATGCGAAGAAACGTAGATGAGAAGCTTCGGATTGAACTATTCGAGCTTAGTCATTCCGAAGCTTTGTTTAAGCTCATTCAATCGAACCGGGATCATTTTGGCAAGTGGCTTGAATTCCCTCATCACACCCATACCGTTAACGATACCAGAGCGTTCATTGCTAGAACGATACAGAAACAGGCCTCCGGGAATGGAGGTTGGTGCGGCATCTGGCAGGAGCACCAATTAATCGGAGCCATTGGGTTAGTACAAATCAACCGGAAGGATCAAACAACCGAAATCGGGTATTACCTCGCGCAGGAATATGAAGGGAAAGGAATTATCATCCGATCGTGCCGTGAAGTCATAAAGTATATATTTGAAGAGTTGGCACTTCATCGAATCGAGCTTCGAGTTCACCCCGACAATGCAAGAAGTCGAAAAATCCCGGAAAGACTCGGATTTGTTCAGGAAGGGATTTTGCGTCAAGCGGAATGGTTCATTGACCGTTACATCGATAAAGTGATTTACGGGCTCTTAAAAGAGGAGTGGAATCCAGGCATATGA
- a CDS encoding GNAT family N-acetyltransferase produces MNDFERVYEIMSASFPEIEYRTKSGQMELLWHPEYRLITESDEKGQIIAFLAAWEFPTFRFIEHLAVDPSVRGGGIGKRLVDTFLKSSDKLTILEVELPENNVSCRRIRFYERLGFHLNDYSYVQPPLRSGGAELPLKIMSYPKPLTQEEFLACRALIYSKVYRVPEALTWAILRNNNNGGMR; encoded by the coding sequence ATGAATGATTTTGAGCGTGTATATGAGATCATGTCCGCATCCTTTCCGGAGATCGAATATCGAACCAAATCCGGGCAAATGGAGTTGTTGTGGCATCCGGAATATCGGCTGATCACCGAGTCGGATGAGAAGGGACAGATTATCGCTTTTTTGGCGGCTTGGGAATTTCCGACCTTTCGATTTATTGAGCATCTTGCCGTAGATCCCTCTGTGAGAGGAGGGGGAATTGGGAAAAGGTTGGTAGATACATTTTTGAAGTCTTCTGACAAACTGACCATATTAGAGGTGGAACTTCCGGAAAATAACGTCTCCTGCAGACGGATCCGGTTTTACGAACGGCTTGGCTTCCATCTCAACGATTACAGCTATGTCCAGCCGCCGCTGCGGTCCGGTGGAGCCGAGCTTCCTCTGAAAATTATGAGTTACCCGAAACCTCTCACTCAAGAGGAGTTCCTCGCGTGCAGAGCGCTTATTTATAGCAAAGTATATCGCGTGCCTGAGGCTTTAACATGGGCCATCCTGCGAAATAACAACAACGGAGGGATGAGATGA
- a CDS encoding histidine phosphatase family protein — translation MKRFYLIRHCKANGQEPSAELTEEGRQQAEQLADVLYDRPIDRIVTSPYLRAVSTIQPLAERLGLPIYQDDRLCERVLASHELPDWMDHLSKSFDDLDLKLPGGESSREAMNRGVSAIKDLIQRPEENMAVVTHGNLMSLILKHYTGSFGFKAWSRLTNPDVYLLEFSSSGGTDIQRFWI, via the coding sequence ATGAAACGTTTTTATCTAATTAGGCATTGCAAAGCGAATGGGCAGGAGCCCTCGGCGGAACTCACAGAAGAGGGACGTCAGCAAGCGGAGCAACTGGCTGATGTTTTGTATGACAGACCGATTGACCGCATCGTTACCAGCCCTTATCTTCGAGCCGTTTCCACGATCCAACCGTTAGCAGAACGATTGGGCTTACCTATCTATCAGGATGATCGGCTCTGTGAGCGAGTTTTGGCTTCTCATGAATTGCCGGACTGGATGGATCATTTAAGTAAATCGTTTGACGATCTCGATTTGAAGCTGCCCGGAGGGGAATCTTCACGTGAGGCGATGAACCGGGGAGTCTCTGCCATCAAGGACCTGATTCAACGGCCAGAGGAGAATATGGCTGTCGTTACCCACGGGAATTTGATGTCCTTAATCTTGAAACACTATACTGGTTCATTTGGGTTCAAGGCATGGAGCCGGCTGACGAATCCAGATGTGTACCTGCTTGAATTCTCTAGCAGCGGGGGGACGGATATCCAACGTTTCTGGATCTAG